Below is a genomic region from Bacillus mycoides.
GAAGAGCGAATGTAATAATGCCATTGCTAAACTAGCATTTGTAAATACGACTAAAATCCCTACTATAGCTTGAAGTGTAACAAGGATAAATGAAATAATCCATCCCCAGTATACTACACGCTGCTGCTTGTAATGGCGAATAGCGATAATCATCGCATATAGTATCCAAGCGAAAATTAACATCGCTGCAACTCTATGTCCCATTTGAACCCACTCATGTAGTTGAGTTGGCATAGGTCTATTTTTGCTACATAAAGGGAAGTCTGGACAGGCTAAGGTAGCTCGTTCGTGACGTACTAAAGCTCCTGTGTAGACAACGATATAACTGTAAATTGTTACACCATAAATATGAAATTTCATTTTTTTGTCCATAATAAGTGAACGTGCATCAAATTTCTGATCAATTTCAAAAATAAGACACGTTAACAAGATGACAGAAGCAAATGAAATTAAGGAAATACCGAAATGAATAGCTAATACAGCAGGCATTTGACCCCAAACAACCGCCGCCGCTCCCATTAATGCTTGTGCAACTAAAAATACGAAGGATAAAATTGCTAACGTCTTTGTTTCGCGCACATGTTTATAATATTTCCAGGACAAGATACAAAGAAGAGTAACAAGGATTCCTGCTGATCCAGATGTTAAGCGGTGACTTAGCTCAATAATAGTCTCCATTGATAAATTAGATGGAACAAATTCACCGTTACAAAGAGGCCATGATTTGCCGCATCCTTGGCCTGAACCCGTTTTTGTAACTAAAGCGCCTCCTAGTAAAACTACTAATAAATCGAGACTTGTAATGACTGCTAACCATTTAATAAAGCGTTGCAATCTCTTTCACCATCTTTCTGCTATGAAGTTATTGCGAAATATTTTCATTCCATTATGTATAGAATAAAACGTGCTACAGTCCTATGATATATAAAAAATAATAAAATAGCAAAGAAATGGAGGGCGAGGACAACGTACGTATTATAAAGAAAAAAATGGGATTTAAAATACATATTTTAGGAGGAATTTAGGCTATTTTGAAAAGAAATGGGGAGAATACATGCTAAATATGACAAAATAGTTTATTATAGAAGATAACATCATGTTATGATAAGGATAAATTAGAATAAAGTTTTTTAATGTTCGACACAAAAAGTTCATGTTTTCTTCACAAAATGTTCGGGAAATGTGATTTAATATATTGGAGTATGGGCGTAGATTAGTAGTAGAATGGGTTAACAATATTTCTACTGTAATAATATTGCTATATAGAAGCGAAATATTTCACATGAAATATATGCTTAGAAAGATGATAGGTTTAAGAGGGGGTTAAAGTGATGAACCATGCAACAAGTGAGCTGCATGATGAGTCAGCTGTTTCAATTGTACCGGAAACAACTCGGTTACAAGATTTATCAGCGCTCGTTAAAATGGGGATTGTAAACTCAAATACACTTACTGTATTTACAGGATTTTGGTTGGCTTTACATTTTAATGGATTGAGTGTTATGGACAATCTAGATAAGTTATTTTTCACAATCGTTGGTTCGGCATTAATTATGGCAGGGGTATGTTGTTTAAATAACTACATTGACCGAGATATCGATCCATTAATGGAAAGAACAAAAAACCGTCCAACGGTAACAGGTAAATATAAACCTGGCTTTGCACTTGCATTTGGACTTGTAATTTTACTTCTTGGCTTTGCATTTTTATTACTTACTACACCGATGGCAGTGTTAATCTCATTTATTGGTGCCTTCACATATGTTGTTTTATATACGTTATGGACGAAGAGAAAATATACGTTAAATACTGTTGTAGGTAGTATATCAGGAGCAGTTCCACCTTTAATTGGATGGGCGGCAATTGATCCGTCTTTAAATCATCCAATTGCTTGGATGTTATTTTTAATTATGTTTATTTGGCAAATCCCACATTTCCTCGCATTAGCGATGAAGCGTGTTGATGAATATCGAAATGCAGGAATCCCAATGCTTCCTGTTGTACAGGGATTTGATATTACGAAACGTCAGATTATGATTTGGACAGTATGTTTATTACCACTACCATTTTATATGAGTGGACTTGGAATAACATTCATGGTAATTGCAACATTGCTTAACATCGGATGGATCGCATTAGGGCTTTATGGCTTCCGTCAGCAAGATGACATCAAGTGGTCCGTAAAAATGTTTGTTTATTCCCTGAATTACTTAACAATCTTATTTGTGTCAATGATTGTAGTTACATTCTTCTAAGACAACGACATGATTGGATTTCTTTACGTTGAGATTTACTTTACTTAACTATAAAGTACAATCTAATTCACAAAGAAAGTGGGGGTTGTTTGTATGAAGAAACAGTGGCGACTGCTTTCGTTCGTTTCACTGCTGGCTTTACTGTTAGGGGGATGCGGTAAAGCTTTTCAGTCTACTTTAATTCCGCAAGGGGAAGTAGCAAAAATGCAATATGATTTGCTCTTACTAGCGAGTGCAATCATGGTAGGAGTAGTACTTGTAGTTACTATTATTTTCTTATATGTAATTGTGCGTTTCCGACAAAAAAAGGGTGAGGAAGATTATATTCCAGAGCAAGTTGAAGGAAATCACAAACTAGAAATTATATGGACAGTCATTCCGATTATTCTTTTGTTAATCTTGGCTGTTCCGACTGTTACATATACATTCAAGCTTGCTGATGTAAGTGCGATGGAGAAAAAGAATATTGATAAAGATACTATCGTTGTTGATGTAACAGCGAATCTTTATTGGTGGGAATTTTCTTATAAATCAGAAAAAATAGTAACTTCTCAAGATTTAGTTATCCCCACAGGTAAGAAAGTGTATTTGAATTTGAAGGGTGCCGATATTAAACATTCGTTTTGGGTTCCATCTTTAGCTGGGAAAATGGATACAAATACAGATAATGTAAACAAAATGTGGTTAAAGGCAGATAAATCGGGCACTTATAATGGTTTTTGTACAGAATTTTGTGGCCCATCACATTCTTTAATGCAGTTCAAAGTGAAAGCTCTGGATGAAAGCGAGTACAAAAAGTGGCTTGCTGACATGAAGAAGATTGATGGAAAAAAAGAAGTAGCTTCTACAAAGGCGCAAGAGGGTCAAGAAATATTTAATAAAAGCTGTATTGGTTGTCATGCAGTTGGATCAAATGATAGTAGACCACCTTCTGCTCGTATCGCACCGAACTTAGCAAACTTCGCAGATCGCGATATGGTTGCTGGTATTGCCGAAAATAATGAAGAGAACTTAAAAAAATGGCTCAAAGATCCTGAAAATATGAAACCAGGTAATAAAATGACTGGTAAATATGGCAACTTAACGGATGATCAAATTAATGCATTAAATGCATATTTACAAACGTTAAAGATTGAAAAATAAAGAGGGATCATTTGCGAAGGGGAGGTTGAAAACGTGAGTTCTGTAGCAAAAAAACAGGGGATGGGTGCTGTCATATGGGATTATTTAACGACAGTAGACCATAAAAAGATTGCCATTCTCTATTTAATTGCAGGTGGATTGTTTTTTGTAATAGGTGGAATAGAAGCACTATTTATTCGCCTGCAGTTAGCGATTCCTAACAATGCTTTTCTTGTTGGGGATGCTTATAATCAAGTATTAACGATGCACGGTACAACAATGATTTTCCTCGCAGCTATGCCACTCGTGTTTGCATTTATGAACGCCGCTGTACCACTTCAAATTGGAGCACGTGATGTGGCGTTCCCGTTTTTGAATTCGCTCGGATTTTGGTTATTTTTCTTTGGTGGATTATTTTTAAATTTAAGTTGGTTTTTAGGAGGAGCGCCTGATGCAGGGTGGACATCGTATGCATCTTTAGCTTTAGCCTCTAAAGGACATGGTGTTGATTTTTATGTACTCGGCTTGCAAATATCAGGTATTGGTACATTAATTGGAGGTATTAACTTCCTTGTTACAATTATTAATATGCGCGCGCCAGGGATGACGTACATGCGCATGCCGATGTTTACATGGACAACATTTGTAACATCTTCACTTATTTTATTTGCATTTCCACCATTAACTGTAGGATTAGGACTTTTAATGTTAGATCGTTTATTTGGCACAAGTTTCTTTAATCCGGCACTAGGTGGGAACACGATTATATGGGAGCATTTATTCTGGATCTTCGGTCATCCGGAAGTATACATTCTTATACTCCCAGCTTTCGGAATATTCTCAGAAATCTTCGCCACATTTTCGAAAAAACGATTATTCGGTTATTCCTCTATGGTGTTCGCGACAGTATTAATAGGGTTTTTAGGATTTATGGTATGGGCGCATCATATGTTTACTGTTGGTCTTGGGCCTGTTGCAAATGCTATCTTCTCGGTTGCAACAATGGCGATTGCAGTTCCAACGGGTATTAAAATATTTAACTGGCTCTTTACAATGTGGGGTGGAAGTATTAGGTTTACAACACCAATGATGTGGGCGGTAGCTTTTATTCCATCCTTCGTTATGGGTGGAGTTACAGGTGTTATGCTTGCTTCTGCACCAGCTGATTATCAGTTTCATGATAATTATTTCGTAGTAGCACACTTTCATTATGTAATTGTTGGTGGTGTTGTATTTGGTTTACTTGCAGGTGCGCATTATTATTGGCCACTTATGTTTAATAAAGTATTAAATGAAACATTAGGTAAGATAACATTTTGGTTATTCTTTATCGGTTTCCATTTAACATTCTTTATTCAGCATTTCCTTGGATTGATTGGTATGCCACGTCGTTACTACACATATCTTGAGGGCCAAGGGTTGGAAATGGGGAATATGATTAGTTCTATCGGAGCTGTGTTTATGGCTCTTGGAACGATTGTTCTTTTATTCAATGTAATAAAAACAACGGTATCAAAAGAGAAGGCTGGCCGTGATCCATGGGATGGACGTACATTAGAATGGACAATGCCAGCACCTACACCGGAATACAATTTTAAACAATTGCCATTTGTTCGCGGGTTAGATCCGTTTTGGATTGAAAAACGTGAAGGTAATAAAGAGATGACAGCAGCGGAACCAGTTGGTGATATTCATATGCCAAATGCTTCATTTTCACCATTTATCATTTCTCTAGGCTTATTCATAGCAGCATTCGGTGCGATGTATATGCAGGGTGGCAAAGATAAATTTTGGTTATTAGTAGCGATTATCGGTTTAATCATTACGTTTGGTACAATGTTCCTTCGTTCAGTAATTGATGATCATGGATATCATATTCATAAGGAAGATTTAGATGATAAGGGGGGCAAGGCGTAATGCATGTAGATGAGAAATTAACGAATGAAACATTTCCAGCAGAGCCTGAAAAAGCAACCCTTGAGGGGAAAAATAAGTTTGTTGGTTTTTGGTTATTTCTTGGAGGCGAAACAGTGTTGTTCGCTTCCTTATTTGGCACATATTTAGCGTTAAAGAACTCTACAAATGGTGGACCAACATCTCAAGAGATGTTTCAAATGCCACTCGTTTTCATTATGACGATGCTTTTGTTAACAAGTAGTTTAACGAGTGTATACGCAATGTATCATATGAAAAATTTTAACTTTAAGAAAATGCAACTTTGGTTACTTGTAACAGTGTTGCTTGGCTTAGGATTTTTGGGGTTTGAAATATATGAGTTTTATCATTATACGCATGAATTTAAGCATACTATGAGAAGTAGTGCATTTGGTTCTGCATTTTATGCTCTTGTTGGTACACACGGGCTCCACGTGTTGTTTGGGTTATGTTGGATTTTAACATTAATCTTTAGAAACGCGAAGAGAGGCTTAAATTTATACAACGCACCAAAGTTTTATGTTGCATCAATTTATTGGCACTTTATTGACGTAGTTTGGGTGTTTATTTTCACTGTAGTATATTTGATGGGAATGGTGGGATAAACAATGGCGGTTAAGCAAACGAATAATCCTAAGGTGGATCTTGTTTATCGGAAGAGAAAAAGTGCAGAGGAAATGAAGCACCAAGTTGTTACATTTTCACTAATGATTTTTTTAACATTAGTTGCATTTGCAGCGGTGGCATATCCGAAAACATTTAGCCCGATTTTTTCGGTTCCATTTATATTATTGTTAGCAGTCATTCAAGTTATATTTCAGTTATATTATTTCATGCATATGAGTCATAAAGGGCATGAAGCGGCGAGTTTCTTCTTGTACTCTGGATTGTTAATTGGTTTATTAACAATATTAGCCTTTATGACAATTGTGTGGATTTAAACAGTGATAGTAGGGGGCTCTGATATATCAAAGCCCTCTTTTTATATGAAATATAAGAATTTTGAAAAGGTAGGTGTGGAAATGGAAAACTTATGGGTATTTGGTTTTCAAGCTTTATGGAGTCCAATTTTTTTATTATTTATGATCTCGATTCTTATTAGTTATTTTTTAATTATTGGACCGTATAGAACGCGATTTGAAAATGCGACGAAGGTAAGTAAGAAGCAAATTTTTTATTTTACGACCGGGATTGTTCTTTTGTATGTTGTAAAGGGAGGACCTATTGATTTAATTGGTCATATCATATTTAGTGCACATATGTTTGAGATGGCAGTAATGTATATTGCGGTGCCTCCGTTATTACTGCTTGGTATACCTGTTTGGTTATATCGTTATATTACTTCTTTTAAGTTCGTTCAAATTGTGATAAAGTTTTTTGCTAAGCCGCTTATTGCGTTGTTTGTATTTAATGGCCTGTTTTCCTTTTATCATTTGCCAATTGTTTTTGATGCAGTAAAACAAAGTCAAATAGCGCATCCTATTTGCCTTGCTATATTGTTTTTTGCAGCAATGATGATGTGGTGGCCGATGTTAAATCCACTGCCAGAATATCAAACTTTAAGTGATATTAAGAAGCTTGGTTACATGTTTGCTAATGGTATTTTATTAACGCCAGCTTGTGCGTTAATAATTTTTGCGACTGCACCATTATTTGCAACATATACAGATCCGGCCGCTTGGATGAAGGCAATGGAACTCTGTGTACCGGCGGGTACTTTATCAGATTTAAATATAACTGGACCAGAATTTTTACATT
It encodes:
- the ctaE gene encoding cytochrome c oxidase subunit III — translated: MHVDEKLTNETFPAEPEKATLEGKNKFVGFWLFLGGETVLFASLFGTYLALKNSTNGGPTSQEMFQMPLVFIMTMLLLTSSLTSVYAMYHMKNFNFKKMQLWLLVTVLLGLGFLGFEIYEFYHYTHEFKHTMRSSAFGSAFYALVGTHGLHVLFGLCWILTLIFRNAKRGLNLYNAPKFYVASIYWHFIDVVWVFIFTVVYLMGMVG
- the ctaD gene encoding cytochrome c oxidase subunit I, which encodes MGAVIWDYLTTVDHKKIAILYLIAGGLFFVIGGIEALFIRLQLAIPNNAFLVGDAYNQVLTMHGTTMIFLAAMPLVFAFMNAAVPLQIGARDVAFPFLNSLGFWLFFFGGLFLNLSWFLGGAPDAGWTSYASLALASKGHGVDFYVLGLQISGIGTLIGGINFLVTIINMRAPGMTYMRMPMFTWTTFVTSSLILFAFPPLTVGLGLLMLDRLFGTSFFNPALGGNTIIWEHLFWIFGHPEVYILILPAFGIFSEIFATFSKKRLFGYSSMVFATVLIGFLGFMVWAHHMFTVGLGPVANAIFSVATMAIAVPTGIKIFNWLFTMWGGSIRFTTPMMWAVAFIPSFVMGGVTGVMLASAPADYQFHDNYFVVAHFHYVIVGGVVFGLLAGAHYYWPLMFNKVLNETLGKITFWLFFIGFHLTFFIQHFLGLIGMPRRYYTYLEGQGLEMGNMISSIGAVFMALGTIVLLFNVIKTTVSKEKAGRDPWDGRTLEWTMPAPTPEYNFKQLPFVRGLDPFWIEKREGNKEMTAAEPVGDIHMPNASFSPFIISLGLFIAAFGAMYMQGGKDKFWLLVAIIGLIITFGTMFLRSVIDDHGYHIHKEDLDDKGGKA
- the coxB gene encoding cytochrome c oxidase subunit II, with protein sequence MKKQWRLLSFVSLLALLLGGCGKAFQSTLIPQGEVAKMQYDLLLLASAIMVGVVLVVTIIFLYVIVRFRQKKGEEDYIPEQVEGNHKLEIIWTVIPIILLLILAVPTVTYTFKLADVSAMEKKNIDKDTIVVDVTANLYWWEFSYKSEKIVTSQDLVIPTGKKVYLNLKGADIKHSFWVPSLAGKMDTNTDNVNKMWLKADKSGTYNGFCTEFCGPSHSLMQFKVKALDESEYKKWLADMKKIDGKKEVASTKAQEGQEIFNKSCIGCHAVGSNDSRPPSARIAPNLANFADRDMVAGIAENNEENLKKWLKDPENMKPGNKMTGKYGNLTDDQINALNAYLQTLKIEK
- the ctaA gene encoding heme A synthase, coding for MQRFIKWLAVITSLDLLVVLLGGALVTKTGSGQGCGKSWPLCNGEFVPSNLSMETIIELSHRLTSGSAGILVTLLCILSWKYYKHVRETKTLAILSFVFLVAQALMGAAAVVWGQMPAVLAIHFGISLISFASVILLTCLIFEIDQKFDARSLIMDKKMKFHIYGVTIYSYIVVYTGALVRHERATLACPDFPLCSKNRPMPTQLHEWVQMGHRVAAMLIFAWILYAMIIAIRHYKQQRVVYWGWIISFILVTLQAIVGILVVFTNASLAMALLHSLFISCLFAVLCYLVMIGTRSTVNAKETESTSKQTK
- the cyoE gene encoding heme o synthase; the encoded protein is MNHATSELHDESAVSIVPETTRLQDLSALVKMGIVNSNTLTVFTGFWLALHFNGLSVMDNLDKLFFTIVGSALIMAGVCCLNNYIDRDIDPLMERTKNRPTVTGKYKPGFALAFGLVILLLGFAFLLLTTPMAVLISFIGAFTYVVLYTLWTKRKYTLNTVVGSISGAVPPLIGWAAIDPSLNHPIAWMLFLIMFIWQIPHFLALAMKRVDEYRNAGIPMLPVVQGFDITKRQIMIWTVCLLPLPFYMSGLGITFMVIATLLNIGWIALGLYGFRQQDDIKWSVKMFVYSLNYLTILFVSMIVVTFF
- the ctaG gene encoding cytochrome c oxidase assembly factor CtaG, which codes for MENLWVFGFQALWSPIFLLFMISILISYFLIIGPYRTRFENATKVSKKQIFYFTTGIVLLYVVKGGPIDLIGHIIFSAHMFEMAVMYIAVPPLLLLGIPVWLYRYITSFKFVQIVIKFFAKPLIALFVFNGLFSFYHLPIVFDAVKQSQIAHPICLAILFFAAMMMWWPMLNPLPEYQTLSDIKKLGYMFANGILLTPACALIIFATAPLFATYTDPAAWMKAMELCVPAGTLSDLNITGPEFLHWMPVVQDQQTGGIIMKIVQEIVYGTIIGYVFFKWARREREKDKEQLQELPPYLQTK
- the ctaF gene encoding cytochrome c oxidase subunit IVB, which produces MAVKQTNNPKVDLVYRKRKSAEEMKHQVVTFSLMIFLTLVAFAAVAYPKTFSPIFSVPFILLLAVIQVIFQLYYFMHMSHKGHEAASFFLYSGLLIGLLTILAFMTIVWI